In Molothrus ater isolate BHLD 08-10-18 breed brown headed cowbird chromosome 14, BPBGC_Mater_1.1, whole genome shotgun sequence, the genomic stretch ACGCTGCTCCCTTTCAGCTTTACTCATGTACGAGTCGAAGGTCGTGCCGTGCACATCACTAAGAGACCTAATTTTAAAGGTGGATGGTGACCCATGAGCAGGGAGCACTGCAGGTTTTGGGGCAGACTGAAGCAGTTTTGGGAGCCAGATTTCCAGCAGTAGCTCCACTGGGGATGGTGTGATGAGGAAAAACTGCCTCatgcagagctgcccagagcagaggctgggatcTGCACCCCAGCGTTACCCACTGCTGGCATCAAAccagctgcacacagctccaCAGTCCTGGTGAAGTTCCTTGAAACATCTGCACTTCACTGCTCAGCAGAGTGTGCAGGATGGAGCCAAGGAACCAGGGAAGCAATCCTGAGcctgtgggatgcagggaagCTCATGCCTTTCCCCTGGGAAGTGCAGTGGTaccagagagcagctgctgccataaCAAATCAGGTCACCTGTCTCAGTAACGTTGGGAACGTCGCTGCTTCCCAGACCTGctgggtggcaggagcagccagcatgGCTGTCAGGAGCTCTGCTTCTGTCCTAAGGGATGCTCCAATTCTGTCCTCACCTAAGGAAAAGGTGAATTTTAAACAGAAGGGATAGAACACAGCTGTACCCTGCTGAATTTCCATGTTGCGTTGGGCTGATGATGGTAAATAACCTTTGCAGCAGTGATCTTGTACCCCttgtgtcctgctctgggccTGACTTTCGGAATCCCTCCCACAATTAGGATGTCCAGTCAAGTTGGTTgcaggctgctgaggagggTACACAGATTTGTAGGTGCTGAAAATGATGTTTCCAGCATAGCTGTGTGCAGCTTGGATATAATGCTATAGGGAACAACATGGCAACTGCAGAAAATGGCAGGAGGCTGCGAGCAGCCTTGGCAGGAAACCTCCATTTGATGCCATCAGGAGAGATTTGGGAAGTTGTTTGACTCTCAACACAAAGATTTGATATAATGCTAAACAGGACTGGCTCAGAAGTGAGCATGGTAAATTCAAGTAACTATTTTCTGAGCCCTGATGGTTTGGTTTGTCCTTTGGATCTACAAACTCAGAAAAAGGCTGGCCTTTAGTTTTTCTTAAACATCTCTGCTACAAGCAATATGGGTGGATTTTAAAGGGAGAGGGTTTTGTGAGTTAAAAGctatgtttatttatttatttattatggaTTTAAGGACTGAGAGGATTCTCAGTGAGGGGCCTTGAGGGAGAAATAAGGAAAAGTATGAAAGAGGGACAGTGTCAAGCCTGGAAAACTGAGCCTCTCCCAGATAACTTGGAGGCCTACGCCCAAGGAAATGGAGTTTGACCTCCAAGAAAAATAGGTCAGCAGGTTCCTTGTACCAACCTTCCTGGGCATGAGGGAAATACCAGGAAtcctctccagctttccagTGCCTGTTCTGAAGAAATGTACTTTGtattgaaaaaaacaaccccaaccAGTGAGGTGCCACCAttgcagtgccctgggctggttGAGGGAGTTGTTACAAAGCCAAGGGAACCTTCTCCTCTTTCTTACCATTCAAAGAACCACTTGTCTTTTAGAGACTATCAAACACACTGCTTTTTCCAGGCTTTGTAGCTCTTTTTGATCTTCCTTTCATTGCTCACCTGCCTTTTGTGCCGCGGATGGCCGGGATGTCCTCACACGAGGCCTGTGGGTGCACGGTGACATCCGAGCCCTGGTGATATCCTGGCCCTGCTCTCTGACCCATGAcaggccagcagagcagagcacaggccaggagcacagcagctccagccaggctctTCCCACGCCCTGGGTTCAAAGGCAGGATGAGGGCAGTtagccaggacagccagagtGAGCCACACATCCAAAATACAGAGATACACGTGGGacttcctgctctgcaggctggggtcACCCACTGTGTCTCCtcctaaaaaaaatcaaatagaCTTCTTGGAAATTCCCCTCTTACTCCTTTCTCCTCgtgtgttttgtttatttagcAATGCTGGGTCATGGTAACAATGATCTTGAATCTGTTATCTTGAGTATTTCTGTGCAGTCACAAAAGCAAATGGCTCCAGCATATCTTGGCAAATGTTGAACTTTGTCCTTTCAAATAaaccagctgtccctgctgaggtGCTGCACTGAGGGCACTGGGAATTCATTTCTGATTCATCTCCTTCTAGGTCATGGTGCTGCTAGCAGGTAATTAAATTAATCTGCAGTCAAAAGTACACTCAGAGAAACCAAAGGGAAATtccttttgcatttcttctgttgTCATTCTGTTCCCATTTTTGATCACCTTACAAAGGCTGAAAGAAGATTGAAAAATGCAGGTTATTGTTTTATAGTGTTCCTTTGGAAACGTACTGAGAAACTACTAACGTGTAATTCTTCTTTGCTGTTTCAGGAAGCTGAAGCACTGGCCAAGCAGCAAGCGTGAATTTCAACTGCCTTAAATGTCTGTAAAGGGAATTTCCACAGCTTTTTATAAAATAGTCCAACTGTCTCTGCTTCAAGAAATGTAGATGTGATTTCTAACATTTGATTGGTGCTTGCAGCATTCACTGTCCATAACACAAATTGACCACAGGatggaaatgggaatttcaGGGTAGGGAGCAGGAGTGGGTTCTGATGGAAGCTGAAGCAATCAGACATGAATGAGTTACATTTAGTTTAAACTGTCCTGGCAATTCATCCATTTTGTGTAAACTTAAAGAAACTATTTTAGTACTAAAAATGCAGATGGGTTTTACCTAGAGATCCAACTATTTAAACTATGGAAAACAGCATCTAAAACCTCGTCAGATACTAATTTAGTGCCTGAGTTGCCTCAAAAATGTTACTGAGTTCACAGTAAATTTTCAGTGTCTTTCCTGGTTTCAGATGAATTTGTAGGTGGTACTGTGTAGTTTAACCATTGTAGTCACTTTGGAAAGTTGTGTTTGTCTTCTGTAGAATGGATATTTAAGGTTTGTATTGTTACACAGTTGTACAGGTGATAAAACCCCCAACAAACCCCATGTACTTCTCATTTAAGTGATCTGTGTGGGCTCTTTGGACAAAAAGGGCAATGGACACGGGTCCCTCACAGCTGCCTAAGCACGAGCAATGACACATCTGGGGCAAGATTCAATGTTGCAAACAAGCCAAAACAGCCAGAAATGGCCTTTCCTTACCTGTGTAAGGGTGAAAGCCTTTAATGTATTTCTCTACAAAAATACCAGTTCACACTGCTTAGAGCATTAAACATCTCACTGCATGTTCAAGTAGCCATTAGGTTCATATAGTATTTTTtcaaatgaggaaataaatgtttgaaTAGCAAAAGTTATTGTAATTAAGCAAGACTTCTTTTTTTGAGGTTTAAAAACTTAATTTCCATTCTTATTGCCATATCATAAAGCTATTATAGGAATTGCAAATCTCTCAGTGTCTTGTGTGGGTGAATTTACCACGTGCAATATTAACCTGTGTGTTCTCCCAGTGCTCATGAGGGAGCCTGTGATTCCTGGCCATATTTTAATTCCTGATTTATCATTTTGGGAGCCTGGGAAGCAGTTGGAAGCTTGTGCtcacaaaagcagcacagcctcacAAGGCAGAGGGACAGATGGATGCTGCCTTACCTTAAAGATTAACACACACATGACTGTGCTTTTTTATTAACACCTTTTGTCAGGAGTTACTGCAGTTCTGTGAAATTTAAGATCTTTTGGGGATGGAAGTTTGGTTATGTTTTAAATCCAGCAtcagatttttgttgtttgttcaCTATGATTTCATCTTTCTGAACgaggttgtttttctttcttaatattGGCCAAATCTTTCTCTGTGTCTAAATTCCTGCCCAAGTTTTTGGGAACTGTGGAATACTAAGTGAAGTGTGGTGAGGAAAGTGGGATTTGACACACAAGtctctgcacccacagcagtTTGCTGTGCTTCCTGTGCACGTTTGGTGAATTACAGCCATTATTTTGGAGAAGCTGTAATTAAAAGTAGCTGCCAAATTCTGTCAGTTCAGCGacccaaaacattctgaaaCAAGCTCAATCCCTGTCTCAACGGTCAAGAAAATTGCCAAGTTTAAGAAAGCAAAGTCACTGCCCTCGTCTGTCCCCTCCTTGCCATATGGGAGCATTCAAACTGTATCAGCATTCCTAAGGCAGCTCTGGCGAGCCAGGCTGAATTATTCCTTTGTCTGGGGAACAAGGCACCAACACAAACTGAAAATACCCAAAAtctctttgttttgtgtttaaaaCTTGAGTTTTTTTGATGCAGATCTCTTGCATGACTTTAGGAGTGCCAGGAATCTGTTACCTCTGTGCTGGTTTCTGTTTCCATGGGTGCAAGAATTGAATTtgttctttcttattttttttcctatgtagAAAGCAGGCATTGAGGATTTAACCTGTATGTTAACCATTCCTGTATCATTCCAATAAAGTTGGTTTAGAACACTTTCTCACTCATGACTTGTTTGCATATTTTGTTCACCATTTGAAGTTTGAAGCTGAGGGAAGTGaaattttcagatgaaaatactgcttttcagAAGTTCAGGATTTATACAAGGTGAACATCAGGGATCTGCTGCTGAGGGTGAAGTCTGCTGGCTTGGATCTCTCACCTGTTGCAGCTAATGGATTTAATTACTAAATGGGATTTAATTTAGGATACACCTACCCAAAACAGTGTGTCAAGGTGTGGGTTATTTCCTCGTTCTCCTGCTTTCCCActccttccccagggcagggacaggtcAGAAgtggctgggacacagcagctgctcccacactCAGAGCTCACCCAGCCCTCCCCTGATCCTTTACAAACTGTAATTAATTAGCTTtatgctgctctcagcagggagctgtgctgtttTCTATTTGTGTTGCCACAGGGCAGTGCAGGATAAATTTTAAACTAAACCTTCATGTACACCTTCCCTGTTTGCCAGGTAAATCAGCAGGTACCTCCTTCCTGCTTCACGTGCTGAAGTTCTGCACCACCTGCAAGGTCTGCAGAGTTACAGAAATGACATTCTCTGACTCTGACCTGCCCTGGGATTTGCCCAAATTCCAGACTTCAGTTCACATCCTCTGGTGGAAACCAATAACCTGATCCTTTTCAGAGTGGTTGGTAATTTGTGCAGGATCAGCTGAAGCACAGCCAAGCACCATCAGGCACAGGGGATTATTGCTGGTCCCTCAAACCTGTCCTTCTCTGGTGTCTTAGAACTGGTCCATGGGATGGGAAAAGGGCCAGCAATGCCATTCCTAAGTTGTAATGAATCCCATTTACTCCCCCTGTATGTCCACTACACTTGTGCCACTCAGAAAAATCgctgctttccttctttttttttttaaattaaaaatcctaAAAACCCAGTTGTTATCCATTAATGTAAAGTTCTATGAAAACAGTTTCCCAAAGTCTTTAAAAACCAAGCTACACATGTGCATGCAATATGTGACAACTTTCCCTACACCAGACTGCTCAGATCCTAATCCCATGGCACAAATAAATCATTCCCAAGTCGTTACCATTTACTGAGTTTCCTGCAGAAATATTCTGTGGCTCACCCATATTCTGGGATCTTGGTAGAATGTTTTAGATTGAAGGGTTCGTTATGACAATTTTGAagtttattattaaaatttttggACTGCATTGGTAAAcgtgcagaaattaaaaaagaatttaaaaagttGAGGTGACGAAGTAGAAATTGCTGGATTACTACAGGTAAGCACAATAGTGAGTACTGAGTATgcaaaatacatatatttagtGGAAAACACACCTATTTAGTACAAAATATAAGTGTTGTATTCATGAAGTATCAGACTTGGCCCTGTATATCTTGTAACATGAATATACAGTAATTCATTatgtatattattatatatatatatttataaatatttatacacatacacaatatagtaatatataatTCTTATGGTGTAATTCCTTGTAGTAATTCCTTCTCTTAAAGGTTGGTTTATTGTAGATATCATCAGGAACTTGgccatttcttcattttaatttgctcACTATTTCAAAATCCTTAATAAAAGGAAACCAGCACATCATTAATCCAATGTCAGCAGCACTATAATTCCCACATGGCCTCAGTTCTTTCCGGAACCCTTTCCCAGCACGCAGAGAAGGTTATTTTGGTTTACACGGAGCGAAGCGGATCACACGCACATTTTCCAGCCAGAACCCGCCCGAGTCCCGCCCGCCCGCTCTGAGGGGCCGCAATGGCGCCCGCACCCCGCAGCGCCGCCGCGCGCGCCGTTGCTGCGGCAACCAGCGGCCACTCAGCGGCCGAGGCGGGCCCGTCCAGCCTTCCTATTGGCTGATACAGCTGTCAGTCAGCACTTAACCCCGCCCCTCTCCTACTTAAGCCGCTCCGGATGGGGTGGGGTTGTGTGTGAGGGGCTCTTCTGCGGGGGGCGGTGTTGGAGTGAAATTCCTTTGGAATGGGAACTAAAGGGCCCGCAGCCGCTGTGCTTAGGAGAAAAACCACAACATACAACACGATTTCTCACATAAAACCTTTCTAACCAGTCAATATCTGTGTCATGTTTATGTGCATGCAAagtgcccagcctgtgctgaaagAAGGGACTTCTTGGTTTACATGCAGCCATAGATTCTATAATATCATTCAGTGTGGTAGCATTTGTTTTCTCCATATACGAATGGTACtataagaaaaaattttattatttttctatgtaTATTCAGCTCTAAATTCAGACATCGTTGCCTTGCTGTTTATCCTAACTGCAATCTGTGCTCAGCTTCTGAGCTAACCTTCGTTCTATCTCCTTCTgactttatttttgtaaataaaagGGAATTTCTTTTTGGTGAGATCAAATTGAGAGAATCCGTTGATTTCCTTGGATATTGATGTATTTACCACctgaatcccagactggtttgggttggaagggatggtaaagctcatctcattccacccccaccatgggcagggacataTTCCATAGATCACGTCGCTGGGTATGAAATGGAAGTTGATTTGCTTTTAATCACTCCACACAAATTACCTGACTtgatttcttcctctctctctctctctctctgttacTTTTGTGTCTTGTTGAAACAGCTGCACAaaaattccagctgcagctggcccTAATTGCAAGCTTGGTGAGCTTTAAAACTGCTTGGAATTTGATCCACCCTGGTTCCTGCCCCCAAAGGCGGTGGGCAGTGACTCTGCTGGAGTCCCAGCCACACCTTCTGTGCAGAAATTGCTCGTGTAACATGATTAAAAATCAGGTAATTTTGAACAGCTTTTATATATGAAATGAGTTTTATATTAATTTGGTGGGAGTAAAAATAGCTTTCATTTTGCCTCCATAAAAACCTGAAGTTTTTCATGAAATaccagggaaaaggagggaagagagatAATTTTACAGACTTCATTGAACTTGTATGGCCAGAATTACTCCAAACCTAATTTCTAAGGCACAACATGATTTCCCACTGACAGGGGGCAGggttagattggatattagaagaaattcttccctgtgagggtggggaggccctggcacaggttgcccagagaagctgtggctgctccatccctggaagtgtccaaggccaggttggacagggcttggagccacttgggatggtggaaggtgtccctacccatggcatGGATGATAATTTGTGTCTTGCTCCTATCATTAAACAGTGTCTTTTTGAATCTTTTGTCTTGTACTTACATGAGATTCAGCTTCTGCTTCATTggacttttttaaaattctgagaaaaaggaaatttagaAAAGTCACCAACAGAAAACTCTTCAGACTGTCTGTGGGCTGGATCCTGTGCTGAGGGGAGGGCTCAGTGCCTGAGCTTGGCTTCAGCTTGAAGAGGACACCTAAAACCATCATGGGAGCACCTGGGATGTGCCAGAGGTAATATTTGAACCCCTAAAGAGCAGATTTGGTCAAGGAGCACACGATtgtgcagagctgtcccttggCTGCTGCCTTCAGGTTGGCACATTGTCCTGTTTGCCAGTCACAGACACAGGGTATTTCATCAAATCCGGGTGAAAGGAAGTTGCCAACTTCCTCCCCATCAGTGGCACATCACCAGACTCTAAATTTAGCTGCCTGTTTCCAAAGGGGAAGTGGTGCAAGTCCACAAGTCAGCTGAGCAGCACCGAGCTCCTGCCAGTGGAAGTGTTGGTGGAATTTGGTTCCAATTTCAGCCCTGACTCTCTGTTCCTTCCCTGTGCCCCGTTCTGGctgtctgcagctcctcagcatcACACCGTGGTCAGGAACATCTCAATTCATTTTCAAACATCCTCTTTTAGATGTAGCCCTCTCTTTGTGTTCAAAAACCGCGCCCTCTCCCAGCGGGATCACTTCTGTTTTATGAGCTCAAAATGCTGGGGAGTTGCATCATGAGCACGTCAGGCTTCttctgcacaggcagcacagtgaggaaaggctggggaaCCGtctgccccttcccagcagctctggcaggacagctctgggctCGGGGAAATCCTCCTCAGACCGACTGGGCTTGGTGAGTTGGgctttttgtgcctttttcttttccttatgcTTTGTTCCAGAATACAGGaaccatttattttatttggaggAGACCAGTTTTTCCGAGATTAGCACGTTTTAGCACTTCATGAGCACTTTGAAAGCAATAAACCAAAATTTATCAGCAGGTAAGGAACTGGGTACCCTGAGGTCCTACAGACCAGGGTTAGGACCTGGTTACCCACGTCCTACAAGGCACAGAGCATTCCAAATTCCATGGATCTTAGCAAGATTTAGACTGCCAATTCTTCTTTCTCTGGAAATTGGTTTATCAGGTCCCATGAGTGCTCTAGAAAGTGCTGCCCTGCTTTATGCATATGTAAATGACTCTGTAGAtaaccagctctgctgcctttcctgcctCCTTTGGCCTGAAATTCCAGTGTTCCTTTCAGCTTCTGTATCACAAAAGTAAAGAAccctacaaaaataaaaaaaccaaacagttgTGCTGTGCCAGTGTGTAAATTTTGGGGGAAAGGTGAAAATTTCCATCTCTCAAATAACTGAAGTTTCAGAATATCTCCTAGAAGGAGCACTGGGATTGAAAAGTGACCCAGTGTAGCGAGGAATTTCAAATATACCAGGGTGTAGGGGCATGTGAAAAGTATTGAGCCACAAGCACGCTTTGGGTCTGTGGATACTTCAATTATGCAGAGATTTAAAGCATATTTGAAGAACTGAATGATTTTCTTATGTTCATGTTTCCCATTCTTCTGTAAGAGCAGTGGTTCAGGTCAGACTCTTAATGCGAAGATTCCCATTCATTTTAACAGTAGGTAAATTGGGAAGGGATGATAAGGAACCATTTAAGTGtagtaaattattttgagaCACTTATCTTTTCACTATTGACACTATTGGGGAAGGCAAATTAACTACTTATATCTTTTAAGTTCATCATTAAGAGGGACTCTAAACACATTTGATCTGCATTTTGAATACAGTTTTATTCTATTTGCAGAACTCTCAGTTTCTTTTGAAGCTCCTTGGCACCTCACAGGAGTGCTCAAGTCAGAAATGCCTCTAAATATGAATATAGTCTTTATTAGCTTTCTATGTCACCTCTTTAGCTCTTGGAAATGGTTGTCTTGTAATGATTGATTAATTACTGATGGTATTGATACAGACAAGTAAAATAATTCTGCTGATTTTTACAGCTTCAAAAGTACAATCTGTCTGAAGTAGCCACGATGAGGAAGAGACCTGGGAGCAGAAGGGATGTTACAGATGAAGCAGCTGATTAAAGCCATTCCTATACCTTCAGAATGATTTTTGTGGACACGGTAAAGAGGAAAAGCATGCAGTTTAATGCTTGCTAAACATAAATGCTTGAGAGGGACAGAAAAATCACTGTCCTTGTGAGAAGTGCACTGTTCATTagtaaaaataacaataataacaataacaataataataataataatgtaattaTTCCATAATAGTTGTTGAATAATAGTTGTTATGTTGTACTGTGCCTGTCTTTCCATCCCAGGGCTCCATGGAACTCTGGtgatccctgctgctcacacttCTCACCATGCTGGCAGAAGGCATCCTAACGAGGCTCATCTACAGAGAAAGCTGTCATCAAGATAAGCCTCGCAAATCTCCTGCATCCCAAAAGGCTAAAGAGGGAATCTGGAGACAGAAACTTGTCGACATCCCAAAAATTGAAGGCTTTGCTGATGGATGTGAGAAGCAGGAGAAGctctctgccaggagcagcaaagTGGAAGCCGGGAGCAGCCCCCGATGGGGATCCATAGAAAAGGAGCCTGCAAAGGATCAGGAAATGCTGGTTAAAGGCACTGCATCCCCAGCTGTACATATCCCCAAGAGAGGAGGGAGCCTAGACGAGGTGGATTTGTACAGATCCTGGCCATGCAACAGCATTTACCAGCACTACCCTGACCTGCAGATCGGGGGGGACCGGGTGGGGGGTGACTCAGGCTGTGTCCTGGACCACGTGTGTGATGAGCTCCCTGATgggcctgtcctgctctccatAGACATTCCCCTGGGTCAGTCCCCTCTGTGTGAGCATCCCAAAAAGCCCAGTGGGATGTCCCTGCCTGGAGATGAAGCTGGAGAAAGGAGCCTCCTGCTCAGTAAGGAGCCCCTGTCCAGCTCCACACTAAACAATTATATGGAAGCCAAAGTGGCAGAGCTCTACAAACAGTTTTTTGAAGAAAGCCTGGCCAGGTGTGGTTCCATAACAAACCTCTTGACCTGCAGCTGGATAAGGAACAGCCTGGACCAGATAAGTGTTCAGATCTCCCAGGAGCAGAACATAGAAACCTCCAAAGCCAGAGGAGCCCTCTTGCACTCGTTGGCTTTGTTCAGCTCCCGCAATGCTCCCAACAGGAACAGCTCCGAGTtcagcaccccaaacctccaAATCTCCAACACAGGGGCTGCAAaatggagctgcagggtggaATTCACATCCTGACTGAGATGCTCAGCTCAGGAGAGGGATGGGATTCGGGTATGAATGATTCACTCCAAGGATTAGGTTGGGAAATGGAAACATTTGCACACTACACTTCttctaattaatattttaagtcTTAAACCCCTTTGGTAGCAGGACAAGTAAAGGtcattgttttctattttttaatggagaatttgaaattaatttctctccAAAATACTGGTCAATCAtgtttttataatatatatatagaatcatagaactgTTGAAGTTGGAAATGACCACTGAGATCAAGTCTGATCATCAACCCAGCACCACTAA encodes the following:
- the LOC118698750 gene encoding TLR adapter interacting with SLC15A4 on the lysosome-like gives rise to the protein MLAEGILTRLIYRESCHQDKPRKSPASQKAKEGIWRQKLVDIPKIEGFADGCEKQEKLSARSSKVEAGSSPRWGSIEKEPAKDQEMLVKGTASPAVHIPKRGGSLDEVDLYRSWPCNSIYQHYPDLQIGGDRVGGDSGCVLDHVCDELPDGPVLLSIDIPLGQSPLCEHPKKPSGMSLPGDEAGERSLLLSKEPLSSSTLNNYMEAKVAELYKQFFEESLARCGSITNLLTCSWIRNSLDQISVQISQEQNIETSKARGALLHSLALFSSRNAPNRNSSEFSTPNLQISNTGAAKWSCRVEFTS